The following is a genomic window from Opitutaceae bacterium.
TTCCTCGAACTTCGTGCGGAGGGTTTTCAGGAAGGTGGCGCAGACATTCCTGTCTGCGTCTTTGGGCGGAAGGGCAGACAGGAATGTCTGCCCCACACTCTGCTCCACCAGATCGAAGAGTCGAAGCCCGGCGGCGTGCAGCTCCTCCGGGAAATACAGTTCATACACCAGCCCGGTCAGGATCTGCTCCCAATACGCCAGCATCAATGGGTCGCGCGTGCTCGCCGCCTCGGGGTGGTCGGCGAAGTGGCGGTTTAGGAAAAGAAGGTAATCGACGAGCTGTTCTATGGCTCGCTGCTGCGTATCGCTCGCAGAGGGGATCGGCCATTGGGATGAATAGCGGGGTTCGAAATCGAAAAACCCACCCTGCTTGGTAGCGAAGACCTGCTGTGTGAACCAGAAAGCGACTGGTGAGTTTACGACTCCGGCCAAAAACCGGGCGCGCTCGCTGACAAAGATGCTCGCCTTGTTGTTGGCGAAGTAGCCGTCGAGATCGACGGCGACATTCACCGTGCCGGAGATTGCGGGCACGATGATCTTGGACTGAGCGAACGCGTCGAGGAATGACTGCTTGGGATTGTTGTCGAGTTCGAGCCAGTGGTGCTGTCCTTCGGCTTTGCCATCGCGCGAGGAAGTGCATTGCCCGCGCTGGCGCAGCTCATCCTCGAATTGCCTCAGATGCTTCAGGATGGCCGGATAACGTTTGAGTTCGGCGTGAAAGCCGAACGGGAAAACAATGATATAGAGTCCAGCCCAATCGAGACGCCACCGTTTGATGTCGCGACCGCGCAACAGGGGTCGAATCAGTTCAGCCGACTTCGGATCTTGCGCGATGAGCGAGGCCCGACGATCGGTGTCAATGATGAAGGCTTCGTTTAGTCCGGTGATCACTCCACGATACCACGCTCCGTTAACGTAGTCGCCAAGGGAGGTGCAGGTTTCACGCAGACGCTGGAGGATTTCGCGCTTCGAGTCGCCTTCGAGTCGCCAGCCGTCAGCGGCGAGCGCGGATTGCGGCATGGTGAAGCTCTTGCGGGCAAACACGTCGGCGAAAGTTTCGACCGGCGGACCCTCTTCCCAATTGAAGGCGCGCAGGTTCGCACTTTCTGATACCGGTTTCCCAACGCGCTGAAGAATCGCGATGCTGGGATAAGCGATCGCGGTGAAGACGGGCGCATCGCCAAAATCGATCAATTGTAGGACGCGGGTATTCCGGTTGAGCCACACCCGAAGTTTCTCGCCGTAGCCAGCGCGAAACCACTTGTTGGACGTAATGAAACTAAAAGTGCCTCCCTCGCGAAGGAGGCGAATGCCGGCTTCGAAGAAATAGACGAACAGGTCGGCACGCGGATTGAAGCAGGCGTAGCTGGCGCTGAACTCGTCCTTGTAGTGCTTGATCTGCTCCATCCGCACATAGGGCGGGTTGCCGATGACAATGTCGAATGGGCCCTCAGAAGGTGGGGCAGACACTCTTGTCTGCCGTTGAGGCGAATCGCAGACAGGAATGTCTGCGCCACCTTGAATCCCACCTTTGATGCCGAACATCCATTCAGCATCGAAGAAGGGCGCGTGGGTGTTCTGATCGTAAGGATCCCAGGCCGCGAGCTTGCGCGAAGTTTCCTTGGACAGCGCGTGGCTGTCCTCCAGCATGGCGGAGATTTCGCGGCGCTTGGCTTCGTCGGCCTCGCGCCACTTGCGTTTCGCAGCCGGGCTTCGGGCGTTGAAATGTCCGTGGCGGATTTCGGCGAGCTCGCTCCGGAGGCGGTCCAGGTCCTTGGAAAACAGATCGCTCTCCGATTTTTCGATGGGGATGAGGGTGTCGGCGGCGACGAATCGGGTTTCCAGATTCGGGAGGGGGCGGATGCCCATGTTCCAAGGTGGGGCAGACATTCCTGTCTGCCATTTTCCATCCTGGCAGACAGGAATGTCTGCCCCACCTTCAGGGCCTCCTTCCACCTTCTGGTCCACGACGAGGGAGATGAAGAAGCGGAGCTTGGCGATCTGCGTGGCGATGGGCTGGATGTCCACGCCGTAGATCGAGTTCTCGATGAGGTAGAGTTTTCTCGCGAAATCGAGGGCGTGGTAGCGGGTGTCGAAGGATTTTTCGATGTCGGCGATCCGAGCATCGCAGGCGGCGAGCTCGGAGAGTGAGGCAGACATTCCTGTCTGCCTTGCTGCCCCTGAACCACAGACAGGAATGTCTGTGCCACTTTGTTCGAGCAGGGCGCGGTAGCGGCGGGCCTCGGCGAGGCGGTCGCGTTTCCAGGATTCGTTGTTGGGGTCGAGTTTCTGAAGGAGGTCAACGAGACGGTGGAGTGCGCCCATGGGGAAGGCGCCGGAGCCGCAGGCGGGGTCGAGAATCTTGACGCGGCCGATGGCGGCGATGAGGGCGTCGCGCTCGGCGGGGGTGAATTGTGGGGGCTAGGCCTTGCTGGCGAAGAGAGCGTCGAGGCGCTTGGAGAGTGAGGCAGACATTCCTGTCTGCGATCCTTTAGCCGACAGGCAGACAGAAATGTCTACCTCACCTTCCAGCAGGTGGCAGACAGGAATGTCTGCGCCACCTTCATAGAGCCAATACTGATCGGCGTGCAGCTCTGCCTTTTTCGGATTTTCGGCGATGTAGCGGAGAAAGTGGCGGTATTGCTCCTCGCTGCGGACAATGTGGTCGTAGGATTCATCGAGCCAGAAGGTCCCGGAGGTGCCGAGGAGCTTGTTGGCCTCGCGGGCGCTGGCCCCTTTGATGCCCTTGAGGAGCGTGGAGAGATCATGCCCTTGCAACGGCTCGATGAGCGCGTGAACGTGGTTGGGCATGATGACGGCGGAGTGGACTTGCAGACGCTCGCCATCGAATCGCAGGAGGCAGTTCTTGACGGCGTCACGCACTTCGGGCCGTGCCAGGGCGTGGGAGCCCATACCGGCGTCGAGCCACTCGTCGAGTTTGCGGCCGAAGCGTTCGTCGTATTCCGCCCAGTCCTGCTCACTCCACGGCTCGGGATGATGGGATTTCCAGATTTCACGCTGCTCCCGCCATGCGTGAAGCTTTTCCTGGGGAAGTGAGTCCGCGAGCCGGAAGGTGATCCAGTAGATGGCTCCGTCTTTCTTCCAGTGGGGGAGGCGGCGTTGCGTGGTGGCCAGGGCTGATGGTGGCACGGAGGAGGCAGACAGGAATGTCTGCCCCACCATTTGGGTCTGGAGGTAGGACTTGAGGGCCTCGTCCACCATGTAGCTGACGATCTCGCGCGGGGTGTAGAAGGCGCCGAGGGCCTTGCGGGCGGTGGTGCGGGTGTCCTCGTTGTAGGAGGCGAGGAGGTTTTCAAAAACCTTGCCAAGCAACTCGGGGTCGAGGGCGATTTCCTCCTCCAGCGGGGTGTTCTCCTCGATGGTGAACTTGTAACGGGAGAGGATCTCGATCAGGCCGCGGACGCGGGCCCGCTTGGAGCGGGCGGTGCGTTTGTCCTCCTCGCCATAGTCGCGGGAGAGGTCCACGGTGCGCTCGGGGCCGAAGAAGAGGTCGTTGGGCAGGTGGCAGGCGAGCTTCGGGTTGTCGGAGAAGCCATCGAGGATGAAGTTGTCCTGCTTTTTGCCGGACTTGTCGTCGAGGCAGTCGAAGAGGCCGCCGTTGAGGAAGGGGACGCGGGCGGCGAGCCTGGTCCAGTCGGCGGGATTGCGGAAATTGGCCTCATGGCGCCAGAGGTTGGTGACGCCAAAGTTCTGGTCGCGGCCGCCGGACTCGCTGCGTTTGCGGAAGCCGCGCTGGTCAGCCGGCATGTTGAGGGTGCCGAAGAAAAGATTCTGGAGGATGGCGTGATAGTAGGTGGGCGCGGAGTCGGGCGCTGACGGGTCGCGGGAAGGGTTGAAGTCCTTCAGCAGGGCCTTGAGGCGGTGTTCGCGGAAGAGGTCGGTGGGGATGAGGCGTTTCTCGACGAGGAACCAGGAAAAGATGACGCGGGTGAGCAGGCGGATGAGAAAGAGGGATTTCTCCTGCTCGGTGTCGCAATGCTGCGGGAGGCGGATGGCGCCGTCGTCCACGAGGTGGCGCGCCCAAAAATACCAGTCGGCGATCTCGCGGTAGAAGCTGTTGGAGAGGGCGTAGGAGCCGAGGCGCTTCTGCCAGGCGGCGTGGAGGGCGACGAAATTGGCGACGCCGTAGTCGGTGAGGAGCTGC
Proteins encoded in this region:
- a CDS encoding transposase is translated as MPSNPELLKQIETALAAFDDRPLFDASLGLFATLGYRSERRMKLRSADAPGFLGTFDRGQTLNRERALLADWQAVEFLFQLTDAEVQSATTGIEELAFGSTGRFDGAEINSFLFLAIGLRPAAAREGERKGQPYTRTELAGVTRAVNRLFDMPVLLVFKHGGTVSLGIIHRRLSKRDSSKDVLEKVTLIKDIAFADPIRAHVEILHDFALPQLLTDYGVANFVALHAAWQKRLGSYALSNSFYREIADWYFWARHLVDDGAIRLPQHCDTEQEKSLFLIRLLTRVIFSWFLVEKRLIPTDLFREHRLKALLKDFNPSRDPSAPDSAPTYYHAILQNLFFGTLNMPADQRGFRKRSESGGRDQNFGVTNLWRHEANFRNPADWTRLAARVPFLNGGLFDCLDDKSGKKQDNFILDGFSDNPKLACHLPNDLFFGPERTVDLSRDYGEEDKRTARSKRARVRGLIEILSRYKFTIEENTPLEEEIALDPELLGKVFENLLASYNEDTRTTARKALGAFYTPREIVSYMVDEALKSYLQTQMVGQTFLSASSVPPSALATTQRRLPHWKKDGAIYWITFRLADSLPQEKLHAWREQREIWKSHHPEPWSEQDWAEYDERFGRKLDEWLDAGMGSHALARPEVRDAVKNCLLRFDGERLQVHSAVIMPNHVHALIEPLQGHDLSTLLKGIKGASAREANKLLGTSGTFWLDESYDHIVRSEEQYRHFLRYIAENPKKAELHADQYWLYEGGADIPVCHLLEGEVDISVCLSAKGSQTGMSASLSKRLDALFASKA
- a CDS encoding Eco57I restriction-modification methylase domain-containing protein; the protein is MGALHRLVDLLQKLDPNNESWKRDRLAEARRYRALLEQSGTDIPVCGSGAARQTGMSASLSELAACDARIADIEKSFDTRYHALDFARKLYLIENSIYGVDIQPIATQIAKLRFFISLVVDQKVEGGPEGGADIPVCQDGKWQTGMSAPPWNMGIRPLPNLETRFVAADTLIPIEKSESDLFSKDLDRLRSELAEIRHGHFNARSPAAKRKWREADEAKRREISAMLEDSHALSKETSRKLAAWDPYDQNTHAPFFDAEWMFGIKGGIQGGADIPVCDSPQRQTRVSAPPSEGPFDIVIGNPPYVRMEQIKHYKDEFSASYACFNPRADLFVYFFEAGIRLLREGGTFSFITSNKWFRAGYGEKLRVWLNRNTRVLQLIDFGDAPVFTAIAYPSIAILQRVGKPVSESANLRAFNWEEGPPVETFADVFARKSFTMPQSALAADGWRLEGDSKREILQRLRETCTSLGDYVNGAWYRGVITGLNEAFIIDTDRRASLIAQDPKSAELIRPLLRGRDIKRWRLDWAGLYIIVFPFGFHAELKRYPAILKHLRQFEDELRQRGQCTSSRDGKAEGQHHWLELDNNPKQSFLDAFAQSKIIVPAISGTVNVAVDLDGYFANNKASIFVSERARFLAGVVNSPVAFWFTQQVFATKQGGFFDFEPRYSSQWPIPSASDTQQRAIEQLVDYLLFLNRHFADHPEAASTRDPLMLAYWEQILTGLVYELYFPEELHAAGLRLFDLVEQSVGQTFLSALPPKDADRNVCATFLKTLRTKFEELHDASHPLKVALQKLQTLETVRSIEGKE